The following proteins are co-located in the Manihot esculenta cultivar AM560-2 chromosome 7, M.esculenta_v8, whole genome shotgun sequence genome:
- the LOC110619513 gene encoding U-box domain-containing protein 26 — protein MPGSLEPLDLSVQVPYHFRCPISLELMRDPVTVCTGQTYDRSSIESWVATGNTTCPVTRSPLTDFTLIPNHTLRRLIQDWCVANRAFGIERIPTPKQPAEPSLVRSLLNQAASESNPYQSRLSALRRLRGLARDSDKNKSVISSHNAREVFVNLLFENAADSNSSDLSHEALALLVMFPLTESECVCIASDSERIIYLANLLFNSSIEVRVNSAALIEIVVAGTKSSDLRAQISNVDEIFEAVIEMLKNPISYPRALKIGIKALFALCLAKQTRHKAVAAGAADILIDRLADFDKCDAERALATIELLCRVPAGCEAFAGHALTVPLLVKTILKISDRATEYAAGALLALCTASEQSQREAVSAGILTQLLLLVQSDCTDRAKRKAQMLLKLLRDSWPEDSSGISDDFICSEVVPF, from the coding sequence ATGCCTGGAAGTTTAGAGCCTCTTGATTTAAGTGTTCAGGTACCTTACCATTTCAGGTGTCCGATCTCGCTTGAGCTCATGCGTGACCCTGTCACCGTTTGTACCGGTCAGACCTACGACCGCTCCAGTATTGAGTCTTGGGTTGCTACCGGTAACACTACTTGTCCGGTCACTCGGTCTCCTCTCACCGATTTCACTCTCATTCCTAACCATACCCTTCGCCGGTTAATCCAGGATTGGTGTGTGGCCAACCGTGCTTTTGGTATTGAACGCATCCCCACGCCCAAACAGCCGGCGGAGCCCAGTTTGGTGAGGTCTTTGTTGAACCAAGCTGCGTCCGAGTCTAATCCATATCAGTCTCGCCTCTCTGCCCTTCGTCGCCTCAGAGGACTCGCTCGTGACTCGGATAAGAACAAGTCCGTTATTTCTTCTCATAATGCACGAGAAGTATTCGTTAACCTTCTTTTTGAGAACGCTGCGGATTCTAATTCGTCGGATTTGAGCCACGAGGCACTGGCGCTTCTGGTCATGTTTCCGCTCACCGAGTCAGAGTGTGTGTGCATAGCTTCAGACTCGGAGAGAATAATCTACTTAGCCAATCTCTTGTTTAATTCCTCAATAGAAGTCCGAGTCAACTCGGCTGCACTCATTGAAATCGTAGTTGCCGGTACAAAATCCTCAGATCTTCGAGCTCAAATCAGCAACGTAGACGAAATCTTTGAAGCAGTAATTGAAATGTTAAAGAACCCTATCTCTTATCCTCGCGCACTCAAGATTGGAATAAAAGCTCTATTCGCCTTGTGCCTCGCGAAACAGACCAGGCACAAGGCTGTAGCCGCCGGAGCGGCGGATATTCTAATAGATAGACTGGCGGATTTTGACAAATGCGACGCGGAGAGAGCGCTAGCTACCATAGAGTTGCTGTGCAGAGTGCCAGCTGGGTGCGAGGCATTTGCGGGGCACGCGCTGACCGTGCCGTTACTGGTGAAGACAATATTGAAAATATCAGACAGGGCAACAGAATACGCGGCGGGAGCTCTGCTGGCGCTATGCACGGCGTCGGAGCAGAGCCAAAGGGAGGCGGTGAGCGCGGGGATATTAACGCAGCTGTTGTTGCTGGTGCAGAGTGATTGTACGGACAGAGCGAAGAGGAAGGCGCAGATGTTGCTAAAGTTGCTTCGGGACTCATGGCCTGAGGATTCCTCGGGGATTTCCGATGATTTCATCTGCAGTGAGGTCGTTCCATTCTGA